Proteins encoded together in one Glandiceps talaboti chromosome 11, keGlaTala1.1, whole genome shotgun sequence window:
- the LOC144442346 gene encoding methylosome subunit pICln-like isoform X1 has translation MVIITSLPPPTEGIVHKEQRTSANLQGRDMGLGTLFIAESRLAWTDTSGKGFSLEYPGISLHAVSRDTSSFPHECLYVMVDAKIEDSSVLGTKENDTEDDDEDEAQITEIRFIPEDKGSLDAMFDAMAACQSLHPDEDDSNSEDSENYEDADEVGEGDGEWFTGEEGVGHLTAEGQATLQRLENLMTTGHSNHTDDMETGDHTNTTQTTAASGTGETEAMETSGGQFDDAEPDH, from the exons ATGGTTATTATAACGTCCCTCCCGCCTCCCACAGAGGGTATAGTACACAAGGAGCAAAGAACATCAGCCAACTTGCAAGGAAGAGATATGGGATTAGGAACTCTATTTATTGCTGAAAG TAGGCTAGCCTGGACTGATACCAGTGGGAAAGGGTTTTCCTTGGAATATCCTGGAATATCGTTACATGCTGTATCACGAGACACATCGTCATTTCCACATGAATGTCTATATGTCATGGTAGATGCTAAAATAGAAGATAGTTCTGTGCTAGGCACAAAGGAGAATGACACAGAAGATGACGACGAAGATGAAGCTCAGATTACAGAGATCAGGTTTATCCCAGAAGATAAAGGCTCAT tggATGCAATGTTCGATGCCATGGCTGCATGTCAGTCACTTCATCCTGATGAAGACGATTCAAATTCAGAAGATTCAGAAAATTACG AAGATGCAGATGAAGTAGGTGAAGGGGATGGTGAATGGTTTACTGGGGAAGAAGGTGTTGGACATCTGACAGCAGAAGGCCAGGCTACACTACAGAGGCTAGAAAACTTAATGACTACAGGGCATAGTAATCATACAGATGATATGGAGACAGGAGATCATACAAATACAACACAGACTACAG CAGCATCAGGGACGGGGGAAACTGAAGCCATGGAAACCAGTGGAGGACAGTTTGATGATGCAGAGCCCGATCACTGA
- the LOC144442346 gene encoding methylosome subunit pICln-like isoform X2, with protein sequence MVIITSLPPPTEGIVHKEQRTSANLQGRDMGLGTLFIAESRLAWTDTSGKGFSLEYPGISLHAVSRDTSSFPHECLYVMVDAKIEDSSVLGTKENDTEDDDEDEAQITEIRFIPEDKGSLDAMFDAMAACQSLHPDEDDSNSEDSENYEDADEVGEGDGEWFTGEEGVGHLTAEGQATLQRLENLMTTGHSNHTDDMETGDHTNTTQTTASGTGETEAMETSGGQFDDAEPDH encoded by the exons ATGGTTATTATAACGTCCCTCCCGCCTCCCACAGAGGGTATAGTACACAAGGAGCAAAGAACATCAGCCAACTTGCAAGGAAGAGATATGGGATTAGGAACTCTATTTATTGCTGAAAG TAGGCTAGCCTGGACTGATACCAGTGGGAAAGGGTTTTCCTTGGAATATCCTGGAATATCGTTACATGCTGTATCACGAGACACATCGTCATTTCCACATGAATGTCTATATGTCATGGTAGATGCTAAAATAGAAGATAGTTCTGTGCTAGGCACAAAGGAGAATGACACAGAAGATGACGACGAAGATGAAGCTCAGATTACAGAGATCAGGTTTATCCCAGAAGATAAAGGCTCAT tggATGCAATGTTCGATGCCATGGCTGCATGTCAGTCACTTCATCCTGATGAAGACGATTCAAATTCAGAAGATTCAGAAAATTACG AAGATGCAGATGAAGTAGGTGAAGGGGATGGTGAATGGTTTACTGGGGAAGAAGGTGTTGGACATCTGACAGCAGAAGGCCAGGCTACACTACAGAGGCTAGAAAACTTAATGACTACAGGGCATAGTAATCATACAGATGATATGGAGACAGGAGATCATACAAATACAACACAGACTACAG CATCAGGGACGGGGGAAACTGAAGCCATGGAAACCAGTGGAGGACAGTTTGATGATGCAGAGCCCGATCACTGA